The Janthinobacterium tructae genome contains the following window.
GAAGAAGACGGCATGGCCGTGGTGGCAGCGGCAGGCAAGCTCGGTACCTTGCGCGGCCTGGTCAACTGCGCCGGCGTGGCGCCGGCCGTGAAAACCGTGGGCAAGGATGGCCCGCATCCGCTGGCCCTGTTTCAGAAAGTCGTCAACATCAACCTGGTGGGCACCTTCAATATGTGCCGCCTGGCGGCCGATGCCATGGCCAAACAGGATGCCACCGCTGAGGGCGAGCGCGGCATCATCATCAACACGGCGTCCGTGGCGGCCTATGATGGCCAGATCGGCCAGGCCGCGTATGCGTCGTCGAAGGCGGCCGTGGTGGGCCTGACCCTGCCGATGGCGCGCGACCTGTCGCGCAACGGCATCCGCGTGATGACGGTGGCGCCCGGCATTTTCGAGACGCCGATGTTGCTGGGCATGCCGGCCGAAGTGCAGGATGCACTGGGCAAGATGGTGCCGTTCCCATCGCGCCTGGGCAAACCCGGCGAGTACGCGCAGCTGGTGAAAGCCATCGTGGAAAACGTCATGCTCAATGGCGAAACTATCCGCCTGGACGGCGCGATCCGCATGCAACCCAAATAAGCCCGGCGTGATTTGATGTAGGATACCCCCGTATGGGGCGTACAGCCTTGCTCGGCTGTGCGCCCTTTTTTTATCGGAGAATCCATGATCACATTGAAGCCGCTGGCGCTGAGCCTGACCTTGCTGGGAGCTCTGGCTGCCTATCCTAGCTTTGCCGAAGTGCCGCAAAAGGCGCCGGAAATCGCCACCGCGTATGCGGAAAAAAGTGGTTGGGCGGCGCAGAAATTCATGGTCGCCGCCGCCAATCCGCTGGCCGCCGATGCCGGCTACCAGATGCTGAAGCGCGGCGGCAGCGCCATCGACGCGGCCATCGCCACGCAGCTGGTGCTGACCCTGGTCGAACCGCAATCGTCGGGCATCGGCGGCGGCGCCTTTTTGCTGTACTCCAGCGCCAAGGGCGTGCAGGCCTTCGACGGGC
Protein-coding sequences here:
- a CDS encoding 3-hydroxyacyl-CoA dehydrogenase, whose protein sequence is MQIQDNVFIITGGASGLGAATARMLTAAGGKVVLADVQTEAGQALAAELNGVFVQCDVTSEEDGMAVVAAAGKLGTLRGLVNCAGVAPAVKTVGKDGPHPLALFQKVVNINLVGTFNMCRLAADAMAKQDATAEGERGIIINTASVAAYDGQIGQAAYASSKAAVVGLTLPMARDLSRNGIRVMTVAPGIFETPMLLGMPAEVQDALGKMVPFPSRLGKPGEYAQLVKAIVENVMLNGETIRLDGAIRMQPK